The Comamonas piscis region TGGCCAGGAGGCCAGCGTCCATCTGGCCGATCTGCCGGCCAATGCCAGTTGCACGGTCAGCGAGACGGGAAAGGCTACTGCGCCTGCTGCGTACCGCTGGGCTGCGCCGGTTTTCAGCGCCAATCCGGTGGTGGTGCCTGCCGGCAGCGATGTGGCGATCAGCGTCACCAACCCGCTGACCATCGATGGCAGTGTGGTTGATCCGATTGACCCGAATAACGGCAATATCGGCAAACCCCGTGCTGTGCCCGTGGGCAGCCCCTGGGCCTACTTGGTGTTGACGGCCCTGATCGCCGGCTTGGGCATGGCGCGCAAAAAGCGCCTGCTGTAAGCGCTCAGCGCCTAGGCGCTGGAATCCCCAAGACCCGTGCCCGGCCGCATCAGCAGCCGGGCACTTTGGCAAATGCGGCCGCCAGATGGTCGATCAGCGCCCGCACCGCCGGCAGCATGCCCCGGCGCGAGGCGAATACCGCATGCACCGCCTCCTTGCGCGGCCCCCATTCGGGCAGCACTTTGACCAAGGTGCCTTTCTCCAGCTGCTCGTGCACCATGATCATTGGCAGCTGCACGACGCCCAGGCCGGCCATGGCCGCGCTGCGCAGTGCCACCATGTCGGTGGTGATCAAACGCGGCTGGTGGCTGATGTGGATGCTGGGCAGGCTGTCATGTTCGAGCTTCCACACAAACTGCTGCTCCGGCGAGCCCAGCCAGAGGCTCGGCCATTGCGACAGATCGGCGGGGCTGCGCACAATGCCCTGGCGCGCGGTGAGGATGGGGCTGGCCACCAGGTGCTGGGCATGGACTGAGAGCATGCGCACCGACAGGTCGCTGTCTTGCAGCGGCATGGTACGCACGCGG contains the following coding sequences:
- a CDS encoding LysR family transcriptional regulator produces the protein MQHVDLNDLFYFVQVVDHGGFAPAGRALGMPKSKLSRRIALLEERLGVRLLLRSTRKFAVTELGQTYYQHCKAMLVEAEAAQLSIDAVQSQPRGVVRLSCPITLLHELVERMLTDFMVMYPEVTVQLDATNRAVDVIGEGFDLAIRVRTMPLQDSDLSVRMLSVHAQHLVASPILTARQGIVRSPADLSQWPSLWLGSPEQQFVWKLEHDSLPSIHISHQPRLITTDMVALRSAAMAGLGVVQLPMIMVHEQLEKGTLVKVLPEWGPRKEAVHAVFASRRGMLPAVRALIDHLAAAFAKVPGC